The following proteins are encoded in a genomic region of Sander lucioperca isolate FBNREF2018 chromosome 23, SLUC_FBN_1.2, whole genome shotgun sequence:
- the rnf152 gene encoding E3 ubiquitin-protein ligase rnf152: METLSQDSILECQICFNYYSPRRRPKLLDCRHTCCSVCLTQMRSSQKEIRCPWCRGVTKLPPGLSVSQLPDDPDIITVIAIPHASEHTPVFIRLPSNGCYMLPLPIAKERALGLPGELGCRFLPGGQQKGVTVVTVPEQQPLGLAMGLEGVGVGLEGGEGERRVTGPVGGGKGSTWSGVCTVILVACVLLFLLGIVLHNMSCISKRFTVISCG; this comes from the coding sequence atggagACTCTTTCCCAAGATTCCATTCTGGAGTGCCAGATCTGCTTCAACTACTACAGCCCTCGCCGGCGGCCCAAACTCCTGGATTGCCGACACACGTGCTGCTCGGTGTGTTTGACCCAGATGCGCAGCAGCCAGAAGGAGATTCGTTGCCCCTGGTGCCGTGGCGTCACCAAGCTCCCGCCGGGCCTATCCGTCTCCCAGCTCCCGGATGACCCGGACATCATCACTGTCATCGCCATCCCTCACGCCTCTGAGCACACGCCTGTTTTCATCCGCCTCCCCAGCAACGGCTGCTACATGCTGCCACTGCCCATCGCCAAGGAGCGGGCGTTAGGCCTGCCGGGGGAGCTGGGATGCCGTTTCCTGCCCGGCGGCCAGCAGAAGGGGGTGACGGTGGTGACCGTGCCCGAGCAGCAGCCTCTGGGCTTGGCTATGGGTCTGGAGGGTGTGGGGGTGGGGCTGGAGGGAGGCGAGGGTGAGAGGAGAGTTACTGGCCCGGTGGGAGGAGGGAAGGGCTCCACGTGGTCCGGCGTGTGCACAGTGATCCTGGTGGCGTGCGTGCTGCTTTTCCTCCTGGGCATCGTGCTGCACAACATGTCCTGCATCTCCAAACGTTTCACTGTCATCTCCTGCGGCTGA